Genomic window (Mycoplasma leachii PG50):
ATTATCAATAACTCCTTTAATTACTAAAAACATAAATATTGTTGAAGCACTTCTACTAATACCTAACTGACAATGAGTATATAAACTCTTATCATTTGGATTTTCTATTAAAAACTTAATTGCAGGGATAAATAAATCATCACTAAAGTCTCTAACATCATGAGAATCTAATAAATTAATTGCAAGTTTATTTTTAGTTAAAACAAAATTTTTAGTTTTATACAATATTTTACTTGTATCTTTTTTTAGAATATTGTAAAAAACATTACTAATTTTTAATTCTTTATCAGGATTAACTAATCTTTTTGAAAATTGATCACCTAAATAAATTTTGTCAATAATATTTTCACAAGGCATTAAGACTCAACTCCTAATTTTTCTCTAACTAAAGTAGCTATATTAGTTACTTTAGGTACATAAATAATTTGAACTTGGTTTGAAATCTCTTTATATCCATAAGGTTTAGTTTTATCAACAATTGATTTATCAAATTTACTAATATCATGCATTGTCACTCTTAACCTAGTTACACAGTTTGCCATGATTTTAATATTTTCAGCTCCACCACAACCTTTAATAATGTTATTGATAAACTCATCATTGATTTCATATTTTTTAGATTCAGCTTCTAGTTTTTCAATTTCTTTTTTTCTTTTTGTAATTCTTTATATTCTTTTTTACTTACTAAGTGAGTTAATCCATTTTCTTCACGACCTGGAGTTTTATAGTTGAATTTTTTAATCATAAAGTAAAATACAACAAAATAAATTACTCCTACTATTGGTCCTAGAACTAATGTACCTCATACATTAGAAATTAATTTATAGTTAATTGGATTTACTATTAATCAAGTAATAATTCCACTACCTCTAGTTGTTACAGATCCAAAGTTAAATAAATACATTAACATATTTTGTAATCCTGCAAATAAAGCGTGAAATACATATAATAGTGGAGCTATAAATAAGAATGTAAATTCAATAGGTTCAGTAACTCCAGATAAAAATGAAACTATTGCTGCTGAAATAATTGAAGATCCATATATTTTTCTATTAGCTTTTGGTATTACAAAAAACATTGCAAGCGCAGCACCAGTTAAACTAAACATATTATTAACAAATACACCATTTGTTGCTCAAGTATCTTGAGCTGTTATTTTTTGTTGAAATGCTAGTTTAGCTAAAGAAACATTTAAAATACCAGTAATTTGATTACCATTAGGATCAATTCATTGCGCACCAACTTGTGTGTAATAAATAAAGAAATTTAAAACTTGATGCAGACCGAATGGAATTAAAGCACGATTAAGTGAATAGTATAAGAATGGAGAAAATGCACCTAGCTTTTGTAAACTATTACCACTATAAGTTAAACCTTTACTTATATAAATTCAAACATAACCTAACCCTAAACCAAATACTCAACCAGCCAAAGTTGATGCAACTGGAGAGAATTTAGGTCCTCCAAAAAATGAAAGTACTTCAGGAAATTTTAATTTATATGTATATTTATGAATTGTATAACCTAATAGTCCAGCTAACATACCACCAAATGCACTATATTGAAATGACAATACTCCAAAACGTATTTTTAAACCAAAAACATCTTTAACAGTCTTTTTAACACCTTCAAAGACAATTTCTGTTTTTGAAGGATCACCATAAATGATTTTTAAAATTAAAGCTGTTGCTAAATGCATAGCAGCATATGCCATTAATCCAGATAAGGCAGCTGAAACTTTTTCTGATTTTGCTAATCCAGCAGCTAATCCAATTGCAACTAAAAAGTCGATATTTGTAATTGCAATCATCCCCAGATCTTTAATAGCATTAATAGCTAGTTCTAATTCAACTGGTGGTTTAGAACCACCTTTAGGATAAACTTGTGCTAAAATCGCTTGTCCAGTATATCCAATAGCACCAATCAAAGCTAATAAAGGAATTACAGTAACAGGAACTAAAATAGCACGCCCAAAAGTCTCTAAATTTGATCTAATGTTTATAAATAAATATTTTCATTTAGACTGGTTTTTTGTTTTTAAGTTATTCTCCAATTTGATATTCTCCATTATTTTTTATTATTTTCTAATCAAGTATTGCTAAGAATTTTGTATATTATTTAGATTCTTAATTAAGACTCAACCCCTAATTTCTCTCTAACTAAAGTAGCTATATTAGTTACCTTAGGTCCATAAATAATTTGAACTTGGTTTCCAATTTCTTTATATCCATAAGGTTTAGTTTTATCAACAATTGATTTATCAAACTTACTAATATCATGCATTGTAACTCTTAATCTAGTTACACAATTTGCCATGATTTTA
Coding sequences:
- a CDS encoding protein-tyrosine phosphatase family protein; this translates as MPCENIIDKIYLGDQFSKRLVNPDKELKISNVFYNILKKDTSKILYKTKNFVLTKNKLAINLLDSHDVRDFSDDLFIPAIKFLIENPNDKSLYTHCQLGISRSASTIFMFLVIKGVIDNNLNFEQALEKYVKDIYPFMKVNLGVYTYLKNNYPFYNIKSKLNTDWKDLK